In Deltaproteobacteria bacterium, a genomic segment contains:
- a CDS encoding response regulator transcription factor: MRLLLVEDDLKIAHFIVRGFREAGFAVDHAGDGEDGLHMALHEPYDAAIIDCMLPKLDGLTLISKLRQHKIDTPIIILSAKKSVEDRVKGLECGSDDYMTKPFAFSELLARVYALIRRATGAKEATRIEIGDLSLDLIRKEVIRDGKKIDLQPREFSLLEYLMRNAGRVVSKTMIMQHVWNYDFVPMTNVVESRICILRDKIDKDFAHKLIHTIRGAGYVLENHSWDPE; the protein is encoded by the coding sequence ATGCGGTTGTTACTGGTTGAAGATGATCTCAAGATCGCCCACTTCATTGTCAGAGGCTTTCGGGAAGCCGGTTTTGCCGTGGACCATGCCGGAGACGGAGAGGACGGCCTGCATATGGCCCTTCATGAACCTTATGACGCCGCCATCATTGATTGCATGCTGCCCAAACTGGACGGGCTGACCCTCATCAGTAAATTACGTCAACACAAGATCGACACACCCATCATCATTTTAAGTGCAAAAAAATCGGTTGAAGACCGGGTCAAGGGACTGGAATGTGGAAGCGATGACTATATGACCAAACCTTTCGCGTTTTCCGAACTTTTGGCCCGGGTGTATGCCCTGATCCGGCGAGCGACAGGGGCAAAGGAAGCGACCCGAATCGAAATAGGTGATTTATCTTTGGATTTAATCAGAAAAGAGGTTATTCGGGACGGGAAAAAGATTGATTTGCAGCCTCGGGAGTTTTCACTTCTGGAATACCTGATGCGAAACGCCGGCCGGGTTGTTTCGAAGACCATGATTATGCAGCATGTCTGGAACTATGATTTTGTCCCCATGACAAACGTCGTTGAGTCAAGGATATGTATCCTGCGAGACAAAATAGATAAGGATTTCGCTCATAAGCTCATTCACACGATTCGCGGAGCGGGATATGTCCTCGAAAATCATTCCTGGGATCCGGAATAA
- a CDS encoding HAMP domain-containing histidine kinase, producing the protein MSSKIIPGIRNKLAFHLTLWYAAVFTASLLGALFVIYFMITNVNQKHVDQWLLEEAYEVAATLALTGPDLSQETLQIEAERDGIDQIFLRLLDASGEVIASSDPKYWRNAEVDQNALNRLKNGERRVLVTQTMPVKPFSIRVIYEAIHLGHVLQIGVPMEQENRIIRAFNVIIAPLMIIFLLLSAAVGWFMANRALSGVGEVTKTASAIAKGDFDRRVQIKSKSEEIELLASSFNRMLDHVSGLMKELKEVTDNIAHDLKTPITRMRVAAETAIAQAGSDGDKRELAAGIVEECDNLLQMIDTMLMISKEESGLLGKGKTQVDISRIVREAFELFSPIAEEKKLEFENYTPDDVTVTGDLQGLQRMIINLLDNAVKYTPPEGKVTVSLSREQDRLCLSLRDSGIGIAGEDLPYIFKRLYRCDESRSLQGFGLGLSLALAVARAHGGDIDVASEPGKGSTFTVILPAPPSA; encoded by the coding sequence ATGTCCTCGAAAATCATTCCTGGGATCCGGAATAAACTGGCCTTTCATCTTACCCTCTGGTACGCCGCCGTCTTTACGGCGTCCTTGCTGGGGGCGTTGTTTGTCATCTATTTCATGATTACCAATGTGAACCAGAAACATGTCGATCAGTGGCTTCTGGAGGAAGCATATGAGGTTGCCGCCACGTTGGCCCTGACCGGCCCTGATTTAAGCCAGGAAACGCTCCAGATTGAGGCGGAAAGAGACGGTATTGATCAAATATTTCTCCGTTTGCTGGATGCTTCAGGAGAGGTCATCGCCAGTTCCGACCCGAAATATTGGCGTAACGCGGAAGTAGACCAGAATGCCTTGAATCGGCTTAAAAACGGGGAGCGGCGTGTATTGGTAACGCAAACCATGCCGGTAAAACCCTTTTCCATCCGGGTTATCTATGAAGCCATCCACTTGGGGCATGTTTTACAGATCGGCGTCCCAATGGAGCAGGAAAACCGGATCATCAGAGCGTTCAATGTGATCATTGCCCCGCTCATGATAATATTTTTGCTGTTATCTGCCGCCGTCGGCTGGTTTATGGCCAATCGTGCCTTATCCGGAGTGGGGGAGGTTACAAAAACGGCATCGGCCATTGCAAAGGGTGATTTTGATCGAAGGGTTCAAATAAAATCAAAGAGTGAAGAAATAGAGCTGCTGGCGTCAAGTTTTAACCGTATGCTGGATCATGTCAGCGGCCTGATGAAAGAATTGAAGGAAGTGACGGACAACATTGCCCATGATCTCAAAACCCCGATTACCCGGATGAGGGTGGCCGCCGAGACGGCAATCGCTCAGGCAGGCTCTGACGGAGACAAGCGAGAGTTGGCGGCCGGTATTGTGGAGGAGTGCGACAACCTGCTCCAGATGATCGATACCATGCTTATGATTTCAAAGGAAGAATCGGGTCTTCTGGGGAAGGGAAAAACCCAGGTCGATATCTCGCGGATTGTCAGGGAGGCTTTTGAACTTTTTTCTCCTATCGCCGAGGAAAAGAAACTTGAGTTCGAAAATTACACCCCCGATGATGTAACCGTGACAGGTGATCTACAGGGGTTGCAAAGAATGATCATCAACCTGTTGGACAACGCGGTCAAATACACGCCCCCGGAAGGGAAAGTGACGGTTTCTCTTAGCAGGGAACAAGACCGGCTTTGTCTGTCCTTGCGTGATTCCGGCATCGGTATCGCCGGGGAAGATTTACCGTACATATTCAAGAGGCTGTACCGTTGCGATGAAAGCCGTTCCCTCCAAGGTTTCGGCTTGGGGTTGAGTCTGGCCCTTGCCGTGGCCCGTGCCCATGGCGGTGATATTGATGTCGCAAGCGAGCCGGGGAAGGGTAGTACCTTTACCGTGATTCTTCCCGCCCCCCCTTCTGCCTGA
- a CDS encoding adenylosuccinate lyase — protein MIPRYSRDKMSRIWEPENKFQTWLDIEVNACEAMAKLGQIPRASLEVIKRKAAFDVKRIDEIEATTRHDVIAFLTSVTEKVGEDGRFIHMGMTSSDVLDTSLAILMKQAAEILLEDLDELLTVLREKAMEHKGTLMIGRTHGIHAEPITFGLKLAIWYEEMVRNQERIIRAKEGISYGKISGAVGTFSFIDPFVEAYVCKKMGLKPAPVASQVVQRDRHAEYFTALAITASSLDKFAQEIRLLQRTEVREAEEYFPPGQKGSSAMPHKRNPVLSENLSGLSRLMRSYAMAALENISLWHERDISHSSVERIICPDATIVLDFMLSRFTKMVETLTVYPEQMLANLNMTHGVVFSQLVLLKLIDGGMTREGAYDVVQKNAMRSWEGHLDFKELLKKDPEVRSFLTKGEIDDIFHAERFLKHVDVIFQRVFENQRRIPAR, from the coding sequence ATGATTCCTCGTTACTCAAGAGACAAGATGAGCCGGATCTGGGAACCGGAGAATAAATTTCAAACATGGCTGGACATTGAAGTCAATGCCTGTGAGGCCATGGCAAAGTTGGGACAGATTCCGCGGGCCTCACTTGAAGTCATCAAGAGGAAGGCGGCATTCGATGTAAAACGAATTGATGAGATCGAGGCAACGACCAGACATGACGTGATTGCCTTTTTGACATCCGTAACGGAGAAGGTGGGGGAAGACGGCCGTTTCATCCATATGGGGATGACCTCCTCGGATGTTCTCGATACATCTTTGGCAATCCTTATGAAGCAGGCTGCGGAAATACTCCTGGAGGATCTGGATGAGCTCCTCACGGTGCTCCGCGAGAAAGCCATGGAACATAAGGGTACCCTGATGATCGGCAGAACACATGGAATTCATGCGGAACCGATTACCTTCGGTCTGAAGCTGGCCATCTGGTACGAGGAAATGGTCCGGAACCAGGAGAGAATCATTCGGGCAAAAGAGGGAATCAGTTACGGAAAGATTTCCGGTGCCGTGGGCACTTTTTCTTTTATCGACCCCTTTGTGGAGGCATATGTCTGCAAAAAAATGGGGCTGAAACCCGCTCCCGTTGCTTCCCAGGTTGTGCAGAGGGACCGGCATGCCGAATATTTCACCGCGCTCGCGATTACCGCCTCATCCCTGGATAAATTCGCCCAGGAAATCCGTCTCTTACAAAGAACGGAAGTGCGGGAGGCGGAGGAATATTTCCCCCCCGGTCAGAAGGGCTCCTCTGCGATGCCTCACAAACGCAATCCGGTCCTGTCGGAGAATCTTTCCGGTCTGTCACGACTGATGCGCTCTTATGCCATGGCAGCCCTCGAAAACATTTCCCTTTGGCATGAACGGGACATCAGCCATTCATCGGTTGAGCGTATCATCTGTCCCGACGCCACGATTGTTCTGGATTTCATGCTGAGTCGTTTCACTAAGATGGTCGAGACACTCACCGTGTACCCCGAACAAATGCTTGCCAATCTGAATATGACCCACGGCGTTGTGTTTTCCCAGCTTGTTTTACTCAAGCTTATCGACGGGGGTATGACCCGGGAAGGAGCCTATGACGTCGTTCAAAAAAACGCCATGAGGTCGTGGGAAGGGCATCTGGATTTCAAAGAATTGTTAAAGAAGGATCCGGAGGTGAGGTCGTTTCTAACAAAGGGAGAAATCGACGATATCTTCCATGCCGAGCGATTTCTCAAACACGTGGATGTCATTTTTCAACGAGTCTTCGAAAATCAAAGAAGGATCCCGGCTAGATAG